One window of Thermococcus sp. genomic DNA carries:
- a CDS encoding carbohydrate ABC transporter permease encodes MVKVSTKYKISINLVAWIIGVVLFIPLLALVMTSVRPFAEIVNGWWNLHNAHFTLINYRQVWDAGFWRYILNSLLIATFATILPILIAGMAAYGFTSFSFPIKTLLFLTLVAIQVVPQQAVIVPLLKLFRDLHMYNQYYGIILVHSTFALPWTIFFLRNFFKAIPKDYEEAAKIDGLSDVGIYFRIILPIALPAVISVAVVQFIFVWQDLFFALTLLRPDKWPVSAGVTTFISRYNPNWGQLTAAGTLSIVVPILVYVLLQKYYMRGVAGGIKG; translated from the coding sequence GTGGTTAAAGTTAGCACCAAGTACAAGATTTCGATAAACTTGGTGGCGTGGATAATAGGAGTGGTACTCTTCATTCCACTCCTGGCCCTTGTCATGACCTCAGTAAGACCCTTTGCTGAGATAGTCAACGGGTGGTGGAACCTTCACAACGCCCACTTCACGCTCATAAATTACAGGCAGGTCTGGGATGCGGGTTTCTGGAGGTATATCCTCAACTCTCTCCTCATAGCGACCTTCGCAACTATCCTGCCAATTCTCATAGCGGGCATGGCTGCCTACGGATTCACTTCTTTCAGCTTTCCCATAAAGACGCTCCTCTTCCTGACGCTCGTTGCAATTCAGGTTGTGCCACAGCAGGCGGTTATAGTCCCCCTCCTCAAGCTCTTCAGGGACCTGCACATGTACAACCAGTACTACGGTATAATCCTTGTCCACTCAACGTTTGCACTTCCTTGGACAATCTTCTTCCTGCGGAACTTCTTTAAGGCTATTCCAAAGGATTACGAGGAAGCTGCAAAGATAGACGGTCTGAGCGACGTGGGGATATACTTCAGGATAATACTCCCCATAGCCCTCCCCGCGGTTATAAGCGTGGCCGTCGTCCAGTTCATCTTCGTCTGGCAGGACCTGTTCTTTGCACTAACACTGCTCCGCCCCGATAAATGGCCGGTCTCAGCGGGGGTTACAACCTTCATAAGTCGCTACAACCCCAACTGGGGACAGCTAACAGCCGCAGGAACCCTCTCGATAGTAGTCCCGATACTCGTCTACGTGCTGCTCCAGAAGTATTACATGAGGGGTGTCGCGGGAGGAATCAAGGGCTGA